In a genomic window of Piliocolobus tephrosceles isolate RC106 chromosome 1, ASM277652v3, whole genome shotgun sequence:
- the LOC111555128 gene encoding RWD domain-containing protein 3 isoform X7, which produces MDLFSSLTLSSSPHSACRARPTIKTDGTVFRIHTKAEGFMDADIPLELVFHLPVNYPSCLPGISVNSEQLTRAQCVTVKEKLLEQAESLMSEPMVHELVLWIQQNLRHILNQPETGSGNEKCTFSTSTTMDDGLWITLLHLDHMRAKTKYVKTVEKWASDLRLTGRLMFMGKIILILLQGDRNNLKEYLILQKTSKVDVDSSGKKCKEKMISVLFETKVQTGHKRFLAFEVKEYSALDELQKEFETAGLKKLFSEFVLALVK; this is translated from the exons AGACAGATGGGACCGTGTTCAGAATTCAcacaaaagctgaaggatttaTGGATGCGGATATACCTCTGGAATTGGTGTTCCATTTGCCAGTCAATTATCCTTCATGTCTACCTGGTATCTCGGTTAACTCTGAACAGTTGACCAGGGCCCAGTGTGTGACTGTGAAAGAGAAGTTACTTGAGCAAGCAGAGAGCCTTATGTCGGAGCCTATGGTTCATGAGCTGGTTCTCTGGATTCAGCAGAATCTTAGGCATATCCTCAACCAACCAGAAACTGGCAGTGGCAATGAGAAGTGTACTTTTTCAACAAGCACGACCATGGATGATGGATTGTGGATAACTCTTTTGCATTTAGATCACATGAGAGCAAAGACTAAATATGTCAAAACCGTGGAGAAGTGGGCTTCAGATTTAAGGCTGACAGGAAGACTGATGTTCATGGGTAAAATAATACTGATTTTACTACAGGGAGACAGAAACAACCTCAAG GAGTACCTGATTCTTCAGAAAACCTCCAAAGTAGATGTGGACTCAAgtggaaagaaatgcaaagagaaaatgatTAGTGTGCTGTTTGAAACAAAAGTACAGACAGGACACAAAAG GTTTCTGGCATTTGAAGTCAAAGAGTATTCAGCGTTGGATGAATTACAAAAGGAATTTGAAACTGCAGGACTTAAGAAGCTTTTCTCCGAATTTGTACTTGCACTGGTAAAATGA